The following coding sequences are from one Zalophus californianus isolate mZalCal1 chromosome 15, mZalCal1.pri.v2, whole genome shotgun sequence window:
- the NPFFR1 gene encoding neuropeptide FF receptor 1, with product MEGEPSQPPNSSWPPSLNGSHAKATPAVNLTFSSYYQHSSPVAAMFIVAYVLIFLLCMVGNALVCFTVLKNRHMRTVTNMFILNLAVSDLLVGIFCMPTTLMDNLITGWPFDNATCKMSGLVQGMSVSASVFTLVAIAVERFRCIVHPFREKLTLRKALVTIAVIWALALLIMCPSAVTLTVTREEHHFMVDARNRSYPLYSCWEAWPERGMRRVYTTVLFSHIYLAPLALIVLMYARIARKLRKASGPARAGGDAAPEGRTGARRRARVVHMLVMVALVFTLSWLPLWALLLLTDYGQLSEPQLRLVTVYAFPLAHWLAFCNSSANPIIYGYFNENFRRGFQAAFRAPLCPPRWAGPREAYSEPPGGLLRAPVSVEGQPSDSGLPSESGQSSGAPRPGRLPLRGARVAHHGLAGEGPGCGPLPLTIPAWGS from the exons GGGAGCCCTCCCAGCCTCCTAACAGCAGCTGGCCCCCAAGCCTGAATGGGAGTCATGCCAAGGCCACTCCAGCTGTAAACCTCACCTTCTCCTCCTACTACCAGCACTCCTCCCCAGTGGCAGCCATGTTCATTGTGGCCTACGtgctcatcttcctcctctgcaTGGTGGGCAATGCCCTGGTCTGCTTCACTGTGCTCAAGAACCGGCACATGCGCACTGTCACCAACATGTTCATCCTCAACCTGGCCGTCAGCGACCTGCTGGTGGGCATCTTCTGCATGCCCACCACTCTCATGGACAACCTCATCACTG GGTGGCCCTTTGACAATGCCACGTGCAAGATGAGCGGCTTGGTGCAGGGCATGTCCGTGTCGGCTTCCGTGTTCACACTGGTGGCCATTGCCGTGGAAAG GTTCCGCTGCATCGTGCACCCTTTCCGCGAGAAGCTGACCCTGCGCAAGGCGCTGGTCACCATCGCGGTCATCTGGGCCCTGGCCCTGCTCATCATGTGCCCCTCGGCCGTCACGCTGACCGTCACGCGCGAGGAGCACCACTTCATGGTGGACGCCCGCAACCGCTCCTACCCGCTCTACTCGTGCTGGGAGGCCTGGCCCGAGAGGGGCATGCGCAGAGTCTACACCACCGTGCTCTTCTCGCACATCTACCTGGCGCCGCTGGCGCTCATCGTGCTCATGTACGCGCGCATCGCCCGCAAGCTCCGCAAGGCCTCGGGGCCCGCGCGGGCCGGCGGGGACGCGGCGCCGGAGGGCCGAACGGGGGCGCGGCGGCGGGCCCGAGTGGTGCACATGCTGGTCATGGTGGCGCTGGTCTTCACGCTGTCCTGGCTGCCGCTCTGGGCGCTGCTGCTGCTCACTGACTACGGCCAGCTCAGCGAGCCGCAGCTGCGGCTGGTCACCGTCTACGCCTTCCCGCTCGCGCACTGGCTGGCCTTCTGCAACAGCAGCGCTAACCCCATCATCTACGGCTACTTCAACGAGAACTTCCGCCGCGGCTTCCAGGCCGCCTTCCGCGCGCCGCTCTGCCCGCCGCGCTGGGCCGGGCCCCGGGAGGCCTACTCCGAGCCGCCCGGCGGGCTCCTGCGCGCCCCGGTCTCCGTGGAGGGGCAGCCCAGCGACTCGGGCCTGCCCTCCGAGTCCGGCCAGAGCAGCGGGGCGCCCCGGCCCGGCCGCCTTCCGCTGCGCGGGGCCCGGGTGGCCCACCACGGCTTGGCCGGGGAGGGTCCCGGCTGcggccccctgcccctcaccataCCGGCGTGGGGTAGCTGA